The DNA region TCGATGCCCAAGGGGTCACGCACTTCGATGCGCAGCCACCAGCGGGCCAATCATCCACTACCGTGCAGACGCCCTCCTCGCCCCCGCCGAAACCTGCGGCAATGCCGGGCAGCGGTGCGCTCGGTGATCAGAAGGCTATCGATGACAAGGTGAAGAAACAGGTGGCTGATCAACAGACGCAGCTCAAGCAGTTTTGCGAGCAGGCACGGACCAACCTTGCGCAATTGCAGAACAATCCGCGATTGAGGGAGGAAGTAGAGGGACAGTTACGCCGGCTGGATGATGCGCAGCGTCAGGAGCGCATCGTCGAGGCGCAGAAACAGATCGCACAGAATTGCGAGTAGACACCAATGTAGGAGCTGCCGAAGGCTGCGATCTGTTGATCTTGCTTTAAAAACAGGATCAAAAGATCGCAGCCTTCGGCAGCTCCTACAGTTATCCGCTGCCCGCCGTAAAAAGGATTGAGGCGGTGCCAGCCCGCAAAGGATCGGTTTAGCGCGAGGCGGTGATCAGCAGGTCGAACTCTTTGAGCAGTACCTGAAGCTGACGATCCTTGCCCTGCAGGTTGCGCTGGGCGAAGACCATTTCAGCCATTTCCTGAATACCCGAAGCGTTCGGCAATGGCAGGTCCTGTTCGAGGATCATCTTCATCCGCGGCAGGAAAATCCATTGCAGCCACTGTTCGAAGTCCAGCGTATCGACCGAAAACGGCTCAACACTGCTCAGCGCCTCGACCGACGGCGAAACCTCATCCCACCAGCCCTGCGTGCGCAGTTCACGCTCGATCAGCAACAGCTGATCGGCGATTTTCGGGAAACGGGCATCCATCACAGCGAAACCTTGGCCTTCTGACGGGCCTGAGCGGCGCCGGCGGAATCACCTTGTTTCTCACGGGACTGAGCGATGATTTCCCACAAGTTGGCCTGCAAGTCCGGACGGCCATTAGCCATGGTCAACGCACGACGGGCGAACTGTTCAGCTTGCGGCGCATCGCCCTGGGCCATGCGCACTTGCGCCAGGCGATAAAGGACTTGCGGCTCACGCGGAGCGACCCGTTGCGCACGCTCCAGGCTGGAGGACGCACCATTGAGATCGCCGCCGGCCTGTTGCTGTTGAGCGGTGGTCAGCAAGGCGAGCACCGGACCATCCAGTTGCTCGTCGGCCGACAAGCCACCGCCACTGCTGGCCGATGGAATCCCGCTCGGCGTCGAAGGCATGCTGTAGCTTCCGGAATTGACCGGAGCCGACTCTACCGGCGAAGGCGTGTACGGCCCCGACGTGATCCCACCGGACGCCGGACCCGGCACGATTGGCGAAGAGCTGATCGGCGTCGACACGGCGGCGCCACCACCCGGCACCATCACCACCACACCGGTATCGCCTTGCGGGATCGCCTGAGTCTGGCCCTGCACAGGACGTTTCACGGTCGTTTGACGGAAACCGCCATTGGCCGAAATGCGCTCGCTGTTGGACACCGCAGTCCCGGAGTCAACCACCGGAATCGAACCATGCTGTACGGTAGAGCAGCCGCTGAGCAAAGCCACGGCGGTCACCGCTGGAATCAACCACTTGTTCACTTGAAACCCTCTTTGCTTAATTCATCCAGCCCTTGACCCAATCCATCACCGATTCGCCGGAGGCAGGTGTTTCACCTGCACACGAGGCGCCGGGTGGCGGTTCGCTGCCGCGAATATACGGCATCTGCACCGCTCCGGGGCAGTTGGCATCGGAGCCCTGCCCGGTACGCGAATCGACCCACGCCTGTACGACGTTATCCGGCTGCGGCATGTCCAGCGGCAGCGGATCGGCCTTGCGCATGAAACTGGTCCAGACCTGCAGCGCACCGGTCGCACCGGTGAACGGCGTCTTGCCGTTGTCGTCGCGCCCCAGCCACACCACTGCCAGCAGATCCTGGCTGAAACCGGCAAACCAGCTGTCGCGGGAATCGTTACTGGTACCGGTCTTGCCGGCCAGCGTCAGAGTCTTGGGCAACACGTTGTAAACCGAGCTGCCGGTGCCTTCACGCATCACGCGCTGCATGGCGTTCTGGATCAGGTAGATAGACGCAGGGTCGAAGCGCTGTTCAATCTGGAACGGATAACGCTTGAGCGGCTCACCCTCGGCGGTCAGCACGCTGCGAATTCCGCGCATCGGCGTATTGAAACCGCCGTTGGCCAGCGTCTGGTACATGGTCGCGACTTCGATAGGAGTCATGCCGCCCGCACCGAGCAACATCGACGGGAACGCCGGAAACTCACGCGTCACGCCCAGCCGACTCAAGGTCTTGAGCACGTTCGGCACGCCGACTTCCAGGCCAAGACGCGAGGTCGACAGGTTGTAGGAATGCGCCAGCCCCTGATAAAGGAACACGGTGCCGTGGGAGCGACGGTCATAGTTCTGCGGTTTCCACACCTGGCCGTTCGCGCCTTTGACCGACAACGGATCGTCCGACAGCCAACTGGTCAGCGTGTACTGACTCGGTTTTTCCAGCGCCGTCAGATAAACCGCGGGCTTGATCAACGAGCCGACCGGCCGCACGGCATCCAGTGCCCGGTTGAACCCGGCGTAACTGGCCTGACGGCTGCCGATCATCGCCTGCACTTCGCCGGTTTCCGGATTGGTCACGACCATTGCCGCTTCGACGTCATCGGAACCCTTGCGCCCCGACAGACGCTTGAAGGTATCGTTGACCGACGCCTCGGCTTTCATCTGCAGGATCGGATCGAAACTGGTGAAGATGCGCAGGCCTTCTTCGGTCAAGTCTTCGTCGCGATAATCTTCACGCAGCTGACGTTTGACCAGATCGATAAAGCCCGGGAACGAGCTGTCGGCCAGTTTGCCGCGAGTGGTCACGCCCAGCGGCATGTTCTTCGCAGCGGCCACTTGCTCGGCAGTCGCAACGCCTTGTTGCTCAAGCACGTCGAGCACCAGGTTACGACGTTCCAGTGCACGCTCGGGGTTGCGACGCGGATTGTAATAGGACGGGCCTTTGACCATGCCGACCAACAGCGCAACTTGATGCAACTTCAGTTCGGACAACGGCTGACCGAAGAAGAACTGGCTGGCCAAGCCGAAACCGTGCACCGCGCGCTGGCCGTCCTGACCGACAAAGACTTCATTGAGGTACGCCTCAAGGATTTCCTTCTTGTCGTAATGCAGTTCCAGCAACAGCGCCATCATCGCTTCAGTGAGCTTGCGGGTCAGGCTGCGTTCGCTGGTCAGGTAGAAGTTTTTCACCAACTGCTGGGTCAGCGTACTGCCGCCCTGAGTCATCTTGCCGCCAGAAGTGTTGACCCAGACTGCCCGGGCAATCGATTTCGGCGACACACCCCAATGGCTGTAGAAATCGCGATCTTCCACAGCGACCAGGGTTTCGAGCAGGTACGGCGGCACTTGGTCGATCTTGATCAGGATTCGGTCTTCCAGGTTCTTCGGATAAATCCCGCCGATCATCAGCGGCTCGAGACGGACCACGGACAATTTCGAACCGTTGGTCGCCGACAGTTCAGCCACATAATCGCCGGAGAAACGCACGCGCACCGGTTGCGGTTTCTCCAGACCTTCATAGAACTGGAAGCCACGGGTGTTCAAGTCGACAGTATTGCCGCTGACGGCTGCGGCGC from Pseudomonas helmanticensis includes:
- a CDS encoding YqcC family protein, producing the protein MDARFPKIADQLLLIERELRTQGWWDEVSPSVEALSSVEPFSVDTLDFEQWLQWIFLPRMKMILEQDLPLPNASGIQEMAEMVFAQRNLQGKDRQLQVLLKEFDLLITASR
- a CDS encoding DUF4124 domain-containing protein — encoded protein: MRTLLLTLLIGLSPWCMAAQIYKWVDAQGVTHFDAQPPAGQSSTTVQTPSSPPPKPAAMPGSGALGDQKAIDDKVKKQVADQQTQLKQFCEQARTNLAQLQNNPRLREEVEGQLRRLDDAQRQERIVEAQKQIAQNCE
- the mrcB gene encoding penicillin-binding protein 1B — encoded protein: MTRTRSPRTKKKPPSKGLSPWLSWAIKLSLVGLVVLAGFAVYLDAVVQEKFSGKRWTIPAKVYARPLELFVGQKLSKEDFLTELDALGYRREAVSNGPGAAAVSGNTVDLNTRGFQFYEGLEKPQPVRVRFSGDYVAELSATNGSKLSVVRLEPLMIGGIYPKNLEDRILIKIDQVPPYLLETLVAVEDRDFYSHWGVSPKSIARAVWVNTSGGKMTQGGSTLTQQLVKNFYLTSERSLTRKLTEAMMALLLELHYDKKEILEAYLNEVFVGQDGQRAVHGFGLASQFFFGQPLSELKLHQVALLVGMVKGPSYYNPRRNPERALERRNLVLDVLEQQGVATAEQVAAAKNMPLGVTTRGKLADSSFPGFIDLVKRQLREDYRDEDLTEEGLRIFTSFDPILQMKAEASVNDTFKRLSGRKGSDDVEAAMVVTNPETGEVQAMIGSRQASYAGFNRALDAVRPVGSLIKPAVYLTALEKPSQYTLTSWLSDDPLSVKGANGQVWKPQNYDRRSHGTVFLYQGLAHSYNLSTSRLGLEVGVPNVLKTLSRLGVTREFPAFPSMLLGAGGMTPIEVATMYQTLANGGFNTPMRGIRSVLTAEGEPLKRYPFQIEQRFDPASIYLIQNAMQRVMREGTGSSVYNVLPKTLTLAGKTGTSNDSRDSWFAGFSQDLLAVVWLGRDDNGKTPFTGATGALQVWTSFMRKADPLPLDMPQPDNVVQAWVDSRTGQGSDANCPGAVQMPYIRGSEPPPGASCAGETPASGESVMDWVKGWMN